A region of Anomaloglossus baeobatrachus isolate aAnoBae1 unplaced genomic scaffold, aAnoBae1.hap1 Scaffold_782, whole genome shotgun sequence DNA encodes the following proteins:
- the LOC142288126 gene encoding E3 ubiquitin/ISG15 ligase TRIM25-like, translated as MASADLNDELLCSICLSIFKDPVTLRCGHNFCQVCIDRALDTQDGSGVYSCPECREEFQERPALMRNINLHNVTERFMITQQEQKITGIYCTYCVDSPVPAVRSCLHCEASLCEKHLRTHSKSPEHVLSDPSTSLEKRKCSVHKKILEYYCTEDAACICVSCSLIGKHKGHKMESLDEASEKKKKKLSNVLQKLTTKREKTEERVRSLKERWRKAQEKAAGEAERVTALCTDIRRRVDDLEKKVLSEISRQEKEESRSLSALIHQLEIKKDELSRKMRHIEELCNMTDPLTVLQEPDTGDLCDPEEEGGDEDTGGHDKQLHDGGDLDVAVISHTLHTLCEVISGIRRGIYVEDPADILLDVNTAGNDLLISDDLKTATWTQNNQNRPETAERFQYNQVMSRRGFTSGRHYWDVEGSRSGGWSVGMCYPTIDRRGEESLIGNNNKSWSLRRYNNQYSVIHDSIEIQLPNKISSSRVRICLDYGAGQLSFYELCDPIRHLHTFTAAFSEPLHAALCVFWMYNDGHYIDSWVKIRT; from the coding sequence ATGGCGTCTGCTGATCTGAATgacgagctgctctgctccatctgtttatctatttttaaggatcctgtaacgctgagatgtggacacaacttctgccagGTCTGTATTGATCGTGCGCTGGATACACAGGATGggtctggagtttattcctgtcctgaatgCAGAGAAGAGTTTCAGGAGCGTCCGGCGCTGATGAGGAACATAAATCTTCATAATGTTACAGAACGTTTCATGATTACTCAGCAAGAACAAAAGATCACTGGGATCTActgcacttactgtgtggactctcctgtacctgctgttagatcctgtctacactgtgaggcttctctgtgtgagaaacacctgaggactcacagcaaatcaccagaacacgtcttatctgatcccagcacttctctggagaaaaggaaatgttctgtccataagaagatcctggaatattactgcactgaggacgccgcttgtatctgtgtgtcctgcagtttgaTTGGGAAACATAAAGGACATAAAATGGAGTCACTGGATGAGGCctcagagaagaagaagaagaaactgaGCAATGTTCTCCAGAAACTGACCACAAAGAGAGAGAAGACTGAGGAAAGAGTTCGGAGTCTGAAGGAGCGCTGGAGAAAAGCTCAAGAGAAAGCAGCTGGAGAAGccgagagagtcactgccctgtgtacagacatcaggagacgggtggacgacctggagaagaaggtcctgagtgagatctccaggcaggaaaaggaagagtcacggtcactgtctgctctgatccatcagctggaaataaagaaggacgagctgtccaggaagatgaggcacattgaggagctgtgtaacatgactgatccactgaccgtcttacaggaaccagacaccggggacttgtgtgatcctgaggaggagggaggtgatgaggacacagggggacatgataaacagctccatgatggaggtgacctggatgtggctgtgatctcacacacattacacacattatgtgAGGTAATATCAGGTATAAGGAGGGGGATCTATGTGGAggatcctgcagacatattactggatgtaaacacagCTGGTAATGATCtccttatatcagacgacctgaaaactgcgACTTGGACACAAAATAACCAgaatcgtccagaaacagcagagagattccagtataatcaggtgatgagcaggaggggatttacctcaggacgacattactgggatgtggagggCAGTAGATCAGGGGGGTGGAGTGTGGGGATGTGTTATCCCACTATAGACAGGAGGGGAGAAGAGTCACTGATTGGAAATAATAACAAGTCCTGGAGTTTGAGGAGATATAATAATCAGTATTCAGTGATACATGACAGTATAGAGATCCAGTTACCGAACAAGATCTCCAGTAGTAGAGTCAGGATCTGTCTAGATTATGGGGCCGGGcagctgtccttttatgagctgtgtgaccccatcagacacttacacaccttcactgccgccttctccgagccccttcatgctgccTTATGTGTGTTTTGGATGTATAATGACGGTCACTATATAGATAGCTGGGTGAAGATTAGAACATAA